A part of Pantoea vagans genomic DNA contains:
- the garR gene encoding 2-hydroxy-3-oxopropionate reductase: protein MKIGFIGLGIMGKPMSKNLVKAGYSLVVRDHNAENEAELTELGATVAKSPKEVAEQCDVVITMVPNSPQVIEVCLGKNGIVEGAKPGLVVIDMSSIAPLASREVHDALAEKGIKMLDAPVSGGEPKAIEGTLSVMVGGDKAVFDACYDIMKSMAGSVVHTGDIGAGNVTKLANQVIVALNIAAMSEALSLATKAGVNPDLVYQAIRGGLAGSTVLDAKAPMVMDRNFKPGFRIDLHIKDLANALDTSHSIGAHLPLTAAVMEMMQALRNEGQGTADHSALACYYEKLAKVEIAR, encoded by the coding sequence ATGAAAATTGGATTTATTGGCCTGGGCATTATGGGCAAACCCATGAGTAAAAATCTGGTGAAAGCCGGTTATTCGCTGGTGGTACGCGATCACAACGCCGAAAACGAAGCGGAGCTGACGGAACTGGGCGCGACCGTGGCGAAATCGCCTAAAGAGGTGGCGGAACAGTGCGACGTGGTGATTACCATGGTGCCTAACTCGCCGCAAGTGATCGAGGTCTGCCTGGGTAAAAATGGCATTGTCGAGGGCGCAAAGCCGGGCCTGGTGGTGATCGACATGAGTTCGATTGCGCCGCTGGCGAGCCGTGAAGTCCATGATGCGCTGGCAGAAAAAGGCATCAAAATGCTGGATGCGCCGGTCAGCGGCGGCGAACCTAAAGCGATTGAAGGCACGCTCTCTGTGATGGTCGGCGGCGATAAAGCGGTGTTCGATGCCTGCTACGACATCATGAAATCAATGGCGGGATCGGTCGTGCATACCGGCGACATCGGTGCAGGTAACGTCACCAAACTGGCAAACCAGGTGATTGTGGCGCTGAACATTGCGGCCATGTCTGAGGCGCTGTCGCTGGCGACGAAAGCGGGTGTGAATCCGGATCTGGTTTATCAGGCGATTCGCGGTGGGCTGGCGGGCAGCACGGTGCTGGATGCCAAAGCGCCGATGGTGATGGACCGCAACTTCAAACCGGGCTTTCGTATCGACCTGCATATCAAAGATCTGGCGAACGCGCTGGATACCTCGCACAGCATCGGTGCGCATCTACCGCTGACGGCGGCGGTGATGGAGATGATGCAGGCGCTGCGCAACGAGGGTCAGGGTACTGCCGACCACAGTGCGCTGGCCTGCTATTATGAGAAGTTAGCGAAGGTTGAAATCGCCCGCTAA
- the gudD gene encoding glucarate dehydratase: MSSTPKVTAMQVIPVAGYDSMLLNLSGAHSPFFTRNIVIIKDNAGHTGVGEIPGGEKIRQTLEDAASLVIGKTLGEYKNTLSLVRSTFADRDASGRGNQTFDLRTTIHVVTGIEAALLDLLGQHLGVNVASLLGDGQQRDRVEMLGYLFYIGDRTKTSLSYQNQQDDPCDWYRLRHEEALTPDAVVRLAEAAYEKYGFNDFKLKGGVLRGGEEAEAVTALAKRFPEARITLDPNGAWSLNEAIMLGKQLKDVLAYAEDPCGAEQGYSGREVMAEFRRATGMPTATNMIATDWRQMGHTLSLQSVDIPLADPHFWTMQGSVRVAQMCHDFGLTWGSHSNNHFDISLAMFTHVAAAAPGAITAIDTHWIWQEGNQRLTKEPFQIKGGMVQVPQKPGLGVELDMDQVMQANALYQKQGLGARDDAEAMQFLVPGWTFDNKRPCLVR; this comes from the coding sequence ATGAGTTCAACACCGAAAGTGACCGCCATGCAGGTTATTCCGGTCGCAGGCTATGACAGCATGCTGCTGAACCTCAGTGGCGCTCACTCGCCATTCTTTACCCGCAACATTGTGATTATCAAAGATAACGCCGGACATACCGGCGTCGGTGAAATCCCGGGCGGCGAGAAAATCCGCCAGACGCTGGAAGATGCCGCCTCGCTGGTGATCGGCAAAACGCTGGGTGAGTACAAAAATACCCTCAGTCTGGTGCGCAGTACTTTTGCCGACCGTGATGCGAGTGGACGCGGCAACCAGACTTTTGATCTGCGCACCACGATTCATGTGGTGACCGGCATCGAAGCGGCGCTGCTTGATCTGCTGGGTCAGCACCTGGGCGTTAACGTCGCCTCGCTGCTGGGTGACGGGCAGCAGCGTGACCGTGTTGAGATGCTCGGTTACCTGTTCTACATCGGCGACCGCACTAAAACCTCGCTCTCTTATCAGAACCAGCAAGACGATCCGTGCGACTGGTATCGCCTGCGCCACGAAGAGGCGCTGACTCCGGATGCGGTAGTGCGTCTGGCGGAAGCAGCCTATGAGAAATATGGTTTTAACGACTTCAAACTTAAAGGTGGCGTGCTGCGCGGCGGTGAAGAGGCCGAAGCGGTCACGGCGCTGGCAAAACGTTTTCCTGAAGCTCGCATTACCCTCGATCCCAACGGCGCCTGGTCGCTCAACGAGGCGATCATGCTCGGTAAGCAGCTCAAAGATGTGCTGGCCTACGCAGAAGATCCCTGTGGCGCAGAGCAGGGCTACTCAGGGCGTGAAGTGATGGCGGAGTTCCGCCGTGCGACCGGCATGCCCACCGCCACCAATATGATCGCCACCGACTGGCGGCAGATGGGGCATACCCTGTCGCTGCAGTCGGTGGACATTCCGCTGGCTGACCCGCACTTCTGGACCATGCAGGGTTCGGTGCGCGTGGCGCAGATGTGTCACGACTTCGGCCTGACCTGGGGCTCGCACTCCAATAACCACTTCGACATTTCGCTGGCGATGTTTACCCACGTTGCCGCCGCCGCACCGGGCGCGATCACCGCCATTGATACCCACTGGATCTGGCAGGAGGGCAATCAGCGCCTGACCAAAGAGCCGTTCCAGATTAAAGGCGGCATGGTACAGGTGCCGCAGAAGCCGGGTCTTGGCGTAGAGCTGGATATGGATCAGGTGATGCAGGCCAATGCGCTCTATCAGAAGCAGGGGCTGGGTGCGCGTGACGATGCTGAAGCGATGCAATTTTTAGTACCGGGATGGACTTTCGACAATAAACGCCCGTGCCTGGTACGTTAA
- a CDS encoding MFS transporter yields the protein MNSFSQTAETVQKRTNARYWIVVMLFIVTSFNYGDRATISIAGSAMSKDIGLDSVGLGYIFSAFSWAYVIGQIPGGWLLDRFGSKRVYFWSIFTWSLFTLLQGFVDIFSGFGIIMSLFILRFLVGLAEAPSFPGNSRIVAAWFPAQERGTAVAIFNSAQYFATVIFAPIMGWLVSEVGWAHVFWFMGGLGIILSFIWLKVIHDPTDHPGVNKAELEYMEQGGALINMDVKKDTRKVSWSEKWFQIKQLLTSRMMLGIYLGQYCVNALTYFFITWFPVYLVQARGMSILKAGFIASIPAVCGFLGGVLGGVISDWLMRKTGSLNIARKTPIVLGMLLSISMVMCNYTDTEWVVVFFMALAFFGKGIGALGWAVMADTAPKEISGLSGGLFNMFGNFSGIVTPIAIGYIIATSGSFEGALVYVGIHAFVAAFSFLVIAGDIKRVELKSWHGKDAS from the coding sequence ATGAATAGTTTCAGCCAGACCGCGGAAACGGTGCAGAAGCGCACCAATGCCCGCTACTGGATTGTGGTGATGTTATTTATCGTCACCTCATTCAACTACGGTGACCGCGCAACCATCTCGATTGCCGGTTCCGCAATGTCCAAAGATATCGGCCTCGATTCGGTCGGACTGGGCTATATCTTTTCTGCCTTCTCATGGGCGTACGTTATTGGCCAGATTCCGGGCGGCTGGCTGCTCGATCGCTTCGGCTCTAAACGGGTCTATTTCTGGAGCATCTTTACCTGGTCGCTGTTTACGCTGCTGCAGGGTTTCGTGGATATCTTCAGCGGCTTCGGCATCATCATGTCGCTGTTTATCCTGCGTTTCCTGGTGGGTCTGGCTGAAGCGCCTTCCTTCCCCGGCAACAGCCGGATTGTAGCCGCCTGGTTCCCGGCGCAGGAGCGCGGCACGGCAGTGGCGATCTTCAACTCTGCGCAATACTTCGCCACCGTGATCTTTGCACCCATCATGGGCTGGCTGGTCTCTGAAGTGGGCTGGGCGCATGTGTTCTGGTTCATGGGCGGCCTGGGCATCATCCTCAGCTTTATCTGGCTGAAAGTGATCCACGATCCCACCGATCACCCCGGCGTGAACAAAGCTGAACTGGAGTACATGGAGCAGGGCGGCGCGCTGATCAACATGGATGTTAAAAAGGATACCCGCAAGGTGAGCTGGAGCGAGAAGTGGTTCCAGATTAAGCAGCTTCTGACGTCACGCATGATGCTGGGTATCTATCTCGGTCAGTACTGTGTTAACGCCTTAACCTATTTTTTCATCACCTGGTTCCCGGTCTATCTGGTGCAGGCGCGCGGCATGTCGATTCTCAAAGCGGGCTTTATCGCCTCGATTCCGGCAGTGTGCGGCTTCCTCGGCGGCGTTCTGGGCGGAGTCATCTCCGACTGGCTGATGCGTAAAACCGGCTCGCTGAATATCGCACGTAAAACGCCAATCGTGCTCGGCATGCTGCTCTCCATTTCGATGGTGATGTGTAACTACACCGATACCGAATGGGTGGTGGTGTTCTTTATGGCGCTGGCGTTCTTTGGTAAAGGCATTGGTGCGCTGGGCTGGGCGGTGATGGCGGATACCGCACCGAAAGAGATCAGCGGACTCAGCGGCGGCCTGTTTAACATGTTCGGTAACTTCTCCGGCATCGTGACCCCCATTGCTATCGGCTACATCATCGCTACCAGTGGTTCCTTTGAAGGTGCACTGGTCTATGTCGGCATCCATGCCTTTGTTGCGGCATTCAGCTTCCTGGTGATTGCCGGCGATATCAAACGTGTCGAACTGAAATCCTGGCACGGTAAGGACGCATCATGA
- the garL gene encoding 2-dehydro-3-deoxyglucarate aldolase: protein MSNAAWPNGFRRRLLAGDTLIGSWCALASPISTEILGLAGFDWLVLDGEHAPNDITTFVPQLMALKGSHSAPVVRPPCNEPVIIKRLLDIGFNNFLVPFVETEEEALRAVASTRYPPAGIRGVSVSHRSNMYGTLPDYNSTINDNITVLVQIETQQAVDNIDAIAAVDGVDGIFVGPGDLSAALGYLGQPAHPEVLKVIKHIFERAKAAGKPSGILAPVEADARRYLEWGATFVAVGSDVGMFRNASQALCDKFKR from the coding sequence ATGAGTAATGCAGCCTGGCCCAATGGATTTCGTCGTCGCCTGTTAGCGGGCGACACCCTGATTGGCAGCTGGTGTGCGCTGGCCAGTCCTATCTCAACTGAAATCCTGGGGCTGGCCGGTTTCGACTGGCTGGTACTGGATGGCGAACACGCGCCCAACGACATCACGACCTTTGTGCCGCAGCTGATGGCACTGAAAGGCAGCCACAGCGCCCCCGTAGTGCGTCCGCCCTGCAACGAGCCGGTGATCATTAAGCGTCTGCTGGATATCGGCTTTAACAACTTCCTGGTGCCGTTTGTCGAAACCGAAGAGGAAGCTCTGCGTGCCGTCGCCTCAACCCGCTATCCGCCCGCCGGGATTCGCGGTGTCTCGGTGTCCCACCGCAGCAACATGTACGGCACGTTGCCGGATTACAACAGCACCATTAACGACAACATCACGGTGCTGGTGCAGATCGAAACCCAGCAGGCAGTCGATAACATTGACGCCATCGCGGCGGTGGATGGCGTCGACGGTATTTTCGTCGGGCCGGGGGATCTCTCCGCTGCGCTGGGCTATCTCGGCCAGCCTGCACATCCTGAAGTGCTGAAAGTGATTAAACACATTTTTGAACGTGCCAAAGCGGCCGGTAAGCCGAGCGGCATTCTGGCGCCAGTGGAAGCGGACGCGCGTCGCTATCTGGAGTGGGGAGCCACCTTTGTGGCCGTCGGCAGCGATGTCGGAATGTTCCGCAACGCCTCGCAGGCGTTATGCGACAAATTTAAGCGCTAA
- a CDS encoding enolase C-terminal domain-like protein, with amino-acid sequence MNTQSSPVITEMRVIPVAGYDSMLLNIGGAHNACFTRNIVVLTDSAGHTGVGEAPGGDTIYQTLVEAIPRVLGQQIARMNSLVQQVHKGNQSADFTTFGNGAWTFELRVNAVAALEAALLDLLGQCLGVPVAELLGPGKQRDEVTVLGYLFYLGDRRKTDLPYLTGEQASHDWYHLRHQEALSSDAVVRLAEAAQDKYGFKDFKLKGGVLPGEQEIATAAALKQRFPDARITVDPNGAWLLDEAIALCKGMQDVLSYAEDPCGAEQGYSGREVMAEFRRATGLPVATNMIATNWREMNHAVMLNAVDIPLADPHFWTLSGAVRVAQLCDEWGLTWGCHSNNHFDISLAMFTHVGAAAPGNPTAIDTHWIWQEGDQRLTKNPLQIRNGKIAVPDAPGLGIELDWDQVNKANQLYQSLPAGARNDATAMQYLIPGWTFDRKRPAFGRKTA; translated from the coding sequence ATGAATACGCAAAGTTCCCCGGTAATCACAGAGATGCGGGTTATCCCGGTCGCCGGTTACGACAGCATGCTGCTTAACATTGGCGGTGCCCACAACGCCTGTTTTACCCGCAACATTGTGGTCCTTACCGACAGCGCCGGCCACACCGGCGTGGGTGAAGCGCCCGGCGGTGACACCATCTATCAGACGCTGGTGGAGGCGATTCCGCGGGTTTTAGGCCAGCAGATTGCCCGCATGAACAGTCTGGTGCAGCAGGTACACAAAGGGAATCAGTCGGCTGACTTCACCACTTTTGGCAACGGTGCCTGGACTTTTGAGCTGCGCGTCAATGCGGTGGCCGCGCTCGAAGCGGCGCTGCTCGATCTGCTGGGACAGTGTCTGGGCGTCCCGGTGGCTGAACTGCTGGGGCCGGGCAAACAGCGTGATGAAGTGACGGTGCTGGGCTATCTGTTCTATCTCGGCGACCGGCGCAAAACCGATCTGCCCTATCTCACGGGTGAGCAGGCCAGTCACGACTGGTATCACCTGCGCCATCAGGAAGCGCTAAGCAGCGATGCCGTGGTGCGGCTGGCTGAGGCGGCACAGGATAAGTACGGCTTTAAAGATTTCAAGCTCAAAGGTGGCGTGCTGCCGGGCGAGCAGGAGATCGCCACGGCGGCGGCGCTCAAGCAGCGCTTTCCCGATGCGCGTATCACGGTCGATCCCAATGGGGCCTGGCTGCTGGATGAGGCGATAGCGCTGTGTAAAGGGATGCAGGATGTGCTGAGCTACGCCGAAGATCCCTGCGGCGCGGAGCAGGGCTATTCGGGGCGTGAAGTCATGGCCGAGTTCCGGCGTGCCACCGGCCTGCCGGTCGCCACCAACATGATCGCCACTAACTGGCGCGAGATGAACCACGCGGTGATGCTGAATGCGGTCGATATTCCGCTGGCGGATCCGCACTTCTGGACGCTGAGCGGTGCCGTGCGTGTCGCCCAGCTGTGCGATGAGTGGGGCCTCACCTGGGGTTGCCACTCCAATAATCACTTCGATATTTCACTGGCGATGTTCACCCATGTGGGTGCGGCGGCGCCGGGTAATCCCACCGCGATTGATACCCACTGGATCTGGCAGGAGGGCGATCAGCGCCTGACGAAAAATCCGCTGCAAATCCGCAACGGAAAAATCGCCGTACCGGATGCACCGGGTCTGGGCATTGAGCTCGACTGGGATCAGGTAAACAAAGCCAATCAGCTTTATCAGTCACTGCCCGCCGGTGCACGTAACGACGCGACGGCGATGCAGTATCTGATCCCCGGCTGGACTTTTGACCGCAAGCGCCCGGCATTCGGCCGGAAAACAGCATAA